From Martelella sp. AD-3, a single genomic window includes:
- a CDS encoding SMC-Scp complex subunit ScpB, giving the protein MTGANAAKTSRRKAKAGAEHKEAHTAAEKPRGERLFDRELEALPAELRWREWMLRVEAVIFAAAEPVTRETLARVVGKDCSIDLLIDDLREELAGRPYEIVAVAGGWQHRTRPAYADAIRASAAPTRGGVSALSEFESMVLMAIGYFQPITRAELSKIFGKEVSRDTIGSLRNAALIASGPRSPTPGAPYTYVTTRYFLSAFGMETLRDLPDIEALEDAGLLSRAAVQEEVVTAVVDDLEE; this is encoded by the coding sequence ATGACCGGAGCAAATGCCGCCAAAACAAGCCGCCGGAAAGCGAAAGCTGGAGCCGAACATAAGGAGGCGCATACCGCAGCCGAAAAGCCGAGAGGCGAACGCCTCTTTGATCGGGAGCTTGAGGCCTTGCCGGCCGAACTGCGCTGGCGCGAATGGATGCTGCGCGTCGAGGCGGTGATCTTCGCCGCCGCCGAGCCGGTCACCCGCGAAACGCTCGCCCGCGTCGTCGGCAAGGACTGCAGCATTGACCTCCTGATCGACGATCTCCGCGAAGAGCTCGCCGGCCGGCCCTACGAGATCGTCGCGGTCGCCGGCGGCTGGCAGCACCGCACTCGCCCCGCCTATGCCGATGCCATCCGCGCCTCCGCAGCGCCAACCCGGGGCGGAGTATCAGCACTCTCCGAATTCGAATCCATGGTGCTGATGGCCATCGGCTATTTCCAGCCCATCACCCGCGCCGAACTGTCAAAAATCTTCGGCAAGGAGGTCAGCCGCGACACCATCGGTTCGCTGCGCAACGCCGCCCTCATCGCCTCCGGCCCCCGCAGTCCGACACCCGGCGCGCCCTACACCTACGTCACAACCAGGTACTTCCTCTCCGCATTCGGCATGGAGACGCTCCGCGATCTGCCCGATATCGAAGCGCTGGAGGATGCCGGATTGCTCAGCAGAGCCGCCGTGCAGGAGGAGGTGGTGACGGCCGTGGTGGATGATCTAGAGGAGTAA